In Apodemus sylvaticus chromosome 8, mApoSyl1.1, whole genome shotgun sequence, one genomic interval encodes:
- the LOC127690777 gene encoding armadillo-like helical domain-containing protein 4: MSQGYKEIEQLPPFSVRRSRRSLYFWFKIRQIIYVIHPYDSVMCFVCLQDSITGIVNSFSLFFPSTMSRSPLLPTYVAFCSILFLTLATGCRAFPKVGRRETGHAYAEREQSQKMNTDDQESISIAPKYMMQQMSSEVPMVLPSELSVTALNEVFFVNKESHLPGAGLLHPTSPSIYSSSEPVVSVSEEEHGLRQLDRMSTEHSLSKAMLTVAASSPSSLNPNQEGPYGSSSTQPIVQGITDVTHGSLEYLDNQLFATESQEAVSLGNSPSSSVNTKEPEKIKADAATGITAFPGGDSTRNTAPDGERPSEMAADDVQSTTTKYLVTVPKNVLTIEPTAGSILRDPKVTVSGSTPDPVSSVFSEEWDDTKFKSISRGRPPELGDNAETQVRTEPPHGTYESFEGTGESPTSTVATKVAPGLPGDTPLGTALVTALGDERSPALSHHMSFTPTSLAEDPEVSTPKLFPSSGGFRASTQKVRTQLPSETQVSTSQYESVPQQTAGHMLKEMTMATQETDATLPVVTQEHMAAIEVPRGSGEPEESLPSLPPVSAEVGDAELSRRWESLATPASTTLVPVSLKLTSSMEDLLDTITGPNEEFIPVLGSPVAPPAMTMEAPTISPALPSEGGTSPSISRPNTAASYGLEQLESEEVEDDEDEEDEDEEEEEEDEEDEDDEEDKETDSLYKDFVVDTEPPGFTVPGITSQEPDIGPGTVDLLEVATYQVPETIEWEQQNQGLVRSWMEKLKDKAGYMSGMLVPVGVGIAGALFILGALYSIKVMNRRRRNGFKRHKRKQREFNSMQDRVMLLADSSEDEF; encoded by the exons ATGTCTCAAGGGTACAAAGAAATAGAACAATTACCTCCCTTCTCTGTGAGGCGGTCAAGGAGATCATTGTACTTCTGGTTTAAGATAAGGCAGATTATTTACGTAATTCATCCATATGACAGTGTGATGTGCTTTGTTTGCCTACAGGACTCAATTACTGGAATTGTCAACTCCTTCAGCCTATTTTTCCCATCCACTATGAGCAGATCACCTCTGCTGCCCACCTATGTGGCTTTCTGTAGCATTCTCTTCCTCACCTTGGCTACAGGATGTCGAGCTTTCCCaaaggtgggaaggagggagacaggacATGCATATGCAGAGAGAGAGCAGTCCCAGAAGATGAACACAGATGACCAAGAAAGCATCTCCATTGCTCCAAAGTACATGATGCAGCAGATGTCCTCTGAAGTTCCAATGGTACTGCCTTCAGAGCTTTCAGTGACAGCATTAAATGAAGTATTCTTTGTCAACAAAGAGAGCCACCTTCCAGGAGCTGGGCTTCTGCATCCTACCAGCCCTAGCATCTACTCTTCCAGCGAGCCAGTGGTCTCAGTCAGTGAAGAAGAGCATGGCCTCAGGCAGCTTGACAGAATGTCTACAGAGCACAGCCTTTCCAAGGCCATGCTAACTGTTGCTGCATCTTCACCTTCTTCTCTGAATCCTAACCAGGAGGGACCCTACGGCAGTTCAAGCACCCAGCCTATTGTACAAGGGATCACAGATGTAACACATGGTTCCTTGGAATACTTAGATAACCAGTTGTTTGCAACTGAAAGTCAAGAAGCAGTTAGCTTAGGGAATTCACCTTCTTCCTCTGTAAATACCAAAGAACCTGAGAAAATCAAAGCAGATGCAGCCACGGGAATTACTGCCTTTCCTGGTGGTGATTCCACAAGAAACACAGCGCCTGATGGGGAGAGGCCCTCAGAGATGGCAGCTGATGATGTGCAGAGCACTACCACCAAGTATTTGGTGACAGTCCCCAAGAATGTCCTGACTATTGAGCCAACAGCTGGCAGTATTCTGAGGGACCCTAAGGTCACAGTGAGTGGCAGCACACCTGACCCAGTCTCTTCTGTCTTCAGTGAGGAGTGGGATGACACTAAATTTAAGAGCATAAGTCGGGGGAGGCCCCCAGAGCTAGGAGACAATGCAGAGACTCAAGTGAGAACAGAACCACCACATGGGACCTATGAGAGCTTTGAGGGGACTGGGGAGAGCCCCACTTCCACAGTGGCTACAAAGGTGGCTCCAGGGCTCCCAGGAGACACACCCTTGGGAACAGCCCTGGTAACTGCTCTAGGGGATGAGAGGTCACCAGCCTTGTCCCATCACATGTCCTTCACTCCCACGAGTTTGGCAGAAGACCCTGAAGTTTCCACTCCAAAGCTGTTCCCAAGTTCAGGAGGCTTCAGAGCATCCACCCAGAAGGTTAGAACCCAGCTCCCCTCAGAGACTCAAGTTTCTACCTCTCAGTATGAGTCCGTGCCACAGCAGACAGCAGGACATATGTTAAAAG aGATGACAATGGCCACTCAAGAAACAGATGCCACATTGCCTGTGGTGACACAAGAGCATATGGCCGCCATCGAGGTTCCCAGAGGCAGTGGGGAGCCTGAAGAGAGCCTGCCATCGCTCCCTCCGGTGTCTGCTGAAGTGGGTGATGCCGAGCTGTCCAGAAGATGGGAGTCTCTGGCCACTCCAGCCTCCACCACTCTTGTCCCTGTGTCTCTCAAACTTACCTCTTCTATGGAAG ATCTCTTGGATACAATCACTGGGCCAAACGAAGAATTCATACCGGTTTTGGGCTCTCCAGTGGCACCCCCTGCAATGACTATGGAGGCTCCCACAATTTCTCCAGCACTCCCTTCTGAGGGAGGAACTAGTCCGTCCATCAGCCGCCCAAATACAGCTGCCTCCTATGGCCTAGAACAACTGGAATCTGAAG AGGTAGAAGATGATGAGGATGAAGAGGacgaagatgaagaggaagaagaggaagatgaggaagatgaagatgatgaggAAGATAAAGAGACAGACTCCTTGTATAAGGACTTTGTTGTTGACACTGAGCCACCAGGGTTTACTGTGCCTGGCATCACGTCCCAGGAACCTGATATAGGTCCAGGAACTGTGGATCTACTAGAGGTAGCCACCTACCAGGTGCCAGAGACCATTGAGTGGGAACAGCAGAATCAAGGACTGG